Proteins from a single region of Acidimicrobiales bacterium:
- a CDS encoding recombinase family protein — translation MTASNFHHKALIYIRVSTDGQLEKYGPDVQEAHCRAWCREHGLRVEGVYLDATSGENEAQDRDALSDALLALEERRAGTLVVGNLGRLARTLTVQEAALALAWSLDCEVVACDLGVVPRDDPDDPMRTFIRQVFGAVHQLDKAMIVKRLRDGRLRKHAAGGHAWGPHPYGSRDADQAAALARLVELRTAGQSYREVCAALTAEGHRPPRGGTWHPMTVRRLAEGAKLAS, via the coding sequence GTGACGGCCAGCAACTTTCACCACAAAGCTCTCATCTACATACGGGTCAGCACCGATGGCCAGTTGGAGAAGTACGGCCCCGACGTCCAGGAGGCGCACTGCCGGGCCTGGTGTCGGGAGCACGGCCTGCGGGTCGAGGGCGTGTACCTGGACGCCACCTCGGGGGAGAACGAGGCCCAGGACCGCGACGCGCTGTCCGACGCCCTGCTCGCCCTGGAGGAGCGGCGGGCCGGCACCCTCGTGGTCGGCAACCTGGGCCGGCTCGCCCGCACGCTCACGGTGCAGGAGGCCGCCCTGGCCCTCGCGTGGTCGCTCGACTGCGAGGTCGTGGCCTGTGACCTGGGAGTCGTGCCCCGAGACGACCCCGACGACCCGATGCGGACCTTCATCCGCCAGGTCTTCGGCGCCGTCCACCAGCTCGACAAGGCCATGATCGTCAAGCGCCTCCGGGACGGGCGCCTGCGCAAGCACGCGGCGGGGGGCCACGCCTGGGGGCCGCACCCGTACGGCAGCCGGGACGCCGACCAGGCCGCGGCGCTGGCTCGCCTCGTGGAGCTGCGGACGGCCGGGCAGAGCTACCGCGAGGTCTGCGCCGCGCTCACCGCCGAGGGGCACCGCCCGCCCCGTGGTGGTACCTGGCACCCCATGACCGTCCGCCGCCTCGCGGAAGGCGCGAAGTTGGCGAGCTGA
- a CDS encoding AAA family ATPase, with translation MSANTDDPDPYSRGAFIYLERGHRGVVPVDVDGVKGRTMTGFTGGANRGRYPTDEDVTAWVAAATLYPRNLGLRLPEDGVGLDVDDPEVFEEWTSRPAAGLPPLPRTWSSTSRGPTDERRKHVYRAELPPGRRWRKDGFPGGDLLHHGHRYVRCWPSVAPRTGDVELWYDPDGRACAELVPTAEELYAVELPPEWVEALTEPVAATPALDVAGNGDEFDWARWIGLSEIGPGEAEHHTGQDRLLFEAASSLAAQPGVSDRFALAHLRGLAQKFVNEDGREPWTDEQVVAKWQRARMERAARRLPEGYRGWVQDMALWQPPRLVEPEAEPLTDPAGAELDERVVRRVGDLAIEAQAREVFEELQLAQVRGNRPKRTAADFAELPQPAAVLESVLAAEVNLLGGPSEAGKSLLARDWALSVATGKAWRGHLPPEVRNVLWVASEGLHDFRERWAGQPGWGHAKDCAAACKAKHAADRVYVLDQPVNLVLGGDVDWLLKEYAAERPGLVVLDVIYGMGLTDENGMKDVAPVLSALKRISAEWGCATLALGHPGHNGERRFRGSSMWKQLAYTEWHLAEGSLTCEKSKLADKRRLGSRYRVEYPCLHWLDTSEALAEAAGRDALVRRDFELHPDDRDLPRARRLVAQLDVSQSTAQRLVRRYRAQRDDQNDG, from the coding sequence CCGACGAGGACGTGACGGCGTGGGTCGCCGCCGCGACCCTCTACCCCCGCAACCTCGGGCTGCGCCTCCCCGAGGACGGCGTCGGCTTGGACGTGGACGACCCGGAGGTGTTCGAGGAGTGGACCAGCCGGCCGGCGGCTGGCCTGCCACCGCTGCCGCGCACCTGGTCCTCGACCAGCCGCGGCCCGACCGACGAGCGGCGCAAGCACGTGTACCGGGCCGAGCTGCCGCCGGGCCGGCGGTGGAGGAAGGACGGGTTCCCCGGTGGCGACCTGCTCCACCACGGTCACCGCTACGTCCGGTGCTGGCCCTCGGTGGCGCCCAGGACGGGCGACGTCGAGCTGTGGTACGACCCCGACGGGCGGGCGTGTGCAGAGCTGGTCCCGACCGCCGAGGAGCTGTACGCGGTCGAGCTGCCGCCAGAGTGGGTGGAGGCCCTGACCGAGCCGGTGGCCGCGACCCCCGCCCTGGACGTCGCCGGGAACGGCGACGAGTTCGACTGGGCACGCTGGATCGGCCTCAGCGAGATCGGCCCCGGCGAGGCCGAGCACCACACCGGGCAGGACCGGCTGCTCTTCGAGGCGGCGTCGTCCCTGGCGGCCCAGCCGGGGGTCAGTGACCGGTTCGCGCTGGCGCACCTCCGGGGCCTCGCTCAGAAGTTCGTCAACGAGGACGGCCGCGAGCCGTGGACGGACGAGCAGGTCGTGGCGAAGTGGCAGCGGGCGCGGATGGAGCGGGCGGCCCGGAGGCTGCCCGAGGGGTACCGCGGGTGGGTCCAGGACATGGCGCTCTGGCAGCCGCCCCGCCTGGTCGAGCCCGAGGCCGAGCCGCTCACCGACCCCGCCGGGGCCGAGCTGGACGAGCGGGTCGTCCGACGGGTGGGTGACCTGGCGATCGAGGCGCAAGCCCGGGAGGTCTTCGAGGAGCTGCAGCTCGCGCAGGTGCGCGGCAACCGCCCGAAGCGGACGGCCGCTGACTTCGCGGAGCTGCCCCAGCCGGCGGCGGTGCTCGAGAGCGTGCTCGCGGCCGAGGTCAACCTGCTCGGCGGCCCGTCCGAGGCCGGCAAGAGCCTGCTCGCCCGGGACTGGGCGCTCAGCGTCGCGACCGGTAAGGCGTGGCGGGGGCACCTGCCGCCGGAGGTGCGGAACGTCCTGTGGGTGGCGTCGGAGGGGCTGCACGACTTCCGCGAGAGGTGGGCGGGGCAACCGGGCTGGGGCCACGCGAAGGACTGCGCGGCAGCCTGCAAGGCGAAGCACGCAGCGGACCGCGTGTACGTGCTCGACCAGCCCGTGAACCTCGTCCTCGGCGGCGACGTCGACTGGCTCTTGAAGGAGTACGCCGCCGAGCGGCCCGGCCTGGTCGTCCTCGACGTGATCTACGGCATGGGCCTGACCGACGAGAACGGCATGAAGGACGTCGCCCCGGTGCTGTCGGCGCTCAAGCGGATCTCGGCCGAGTGGGGCTGCGCGACGCTGGCGCTCGGGCACCCGGGCCACAACGGCGAGCGGCGGTTCCGCGGGTCGTCCATGTGGAAGCAGCTCGCCTACACCGAGTGGCACCTCGCCGAGGGGTCGCTCACCTGCGAGAAGTCGAAGCTCGCGGACAAGCGGCGGCTCGGCTCCCGGTACCGGGTGGAGTACCCGTGCCTGCACTGGCTCGACACCAGCGAGGCGCTGGCCGAGGCGGCGGGGCGGGACGCCCTGGTCCGCCGCGACTTCGAGCTGCACCCCGACGACCGCGACCTGCCGCGGGCGCGGCGGCTGGTGGCTCAGCTCGACGTCTCGCAGTCCACGGCGCAGCGGCTGGTCCGGCGGTACCGGGCGCAACGCGACGACCAGAACGATGGGTAG